From the Streptomyces sp. NBC_00390 genome, the window TGGCGAGGGGGCCGGTGAGCACCACGATCAGCGCGCTGATGCAGGCAAGGATCATCAGCGCCAGCGTCAGACCCAGCCGCAGCGGGGTGACCTTCCAGACCGGCCGGCCCTCGGAGACGTCGTAGACGGCGTTGGAGGTGCGGATGAACGCGGCAACATATCCGGAGGCCGACCACAGAGCCACCACCAGCCCAACAATTGCCAGGACCGATCCGGTGCTGCTGCTGGACTGCAGCTGGGTCACCGCATTGGTGATGATGTCCCGGGCCGAGCCCGGCGTGAGCTTCGTGAGGTGGTCCAAGACGCTCTTCGTTGCCGACTCGCCCGCGATACCCAGCAGGGACACCAGTACCAGGAGGGCTGGGAATAGGGCCAGGATGCCGTAGTAGGTCAGCGCCGCCGCCCGGTCGGCGAGCTCATCGTCCTTGAACTCGGCGACCGTCCGCTTCAGCACCGCCCCCCACGACTTCTTGGGCATCTCCGTAGGTCGATCCGGAGCATTCCGCTCCACCGGCGGATCCGGCCCCACGCCGCCGCGCTCATCATCCAA encodes:
- a CDS encoding YhjD/YihY/BrkB family envelope integrity protein; the encoded protein is MAPMWQRKRDDQHQQGSRQRSVGRRLDDERGGVGPDPPVERNAPDRPTEMPKKSWGAVLKRTVAEFKDDELADRAAALTYYGILALFPALLVLVSLLGIAGESATKSVLDHLTKLTPGSARDIITNAVTQLQSSSSTGSVLAIVGLVVALWSASGYVAAFIRTSNAVYDVSEGRPVWKVTPLRLGLTLALMILACISALIVVLTGPLAKQVGTALGIGDAALTVWSIAKWPVLVLLVTIMIAILYWASPNARVRGFRWITPGSFLALVIWMIASAGFALYVANFASYNKTYGTLAGVIIFLVWLWITNLAILLGLEFDAELARERAIVGGHPAEEEPYVEPRDTRTWSDANRSETGDS